From Shewanella psychrophila, a single genomic window includes:
- the ftsB gene encoding cell division protein FtsB — translation MKRFLFVLIGLLGVLQYQLWFGVNSLPGSVKLREQIALQREGNAKLVARNQVLREEIIDLRSGTEALEERARNELGMVKKGETFFRVVGGSLNPAN, via the coding sequence ATGAAACGTTTTCTATTTGTATTGATAGGCTTGCTAGGCGTACTCCAGTACCAGTTATGGTTCGGGGTAAACAGTCTGCCTGGATCTGTTAAACTTCGCGAGCAGATAGCGCTTCAGCGAGAGGGGAATGCCAAGTTGGTCGCACGCAATCAAGTATTGCGAGAAGAGATAATCGATCTTCGCAGTGGCACCGAAGCATTAGAAGAGCGTGCTCGAAATGAACTGGGTATGGTAAAAAAAGGTGAAACATTTTTTCGTGTAGTAGGTGGCAGCCTAAACCCTGCGAACTGA
- the rlmD gene encoding 23S rRNA (uracil(1939)-C(5))-methyltransferase RlmD — translation MAQFFKAKPNRSKQVSARMSLEITQLDHLGAGIAHHDGKIVFVPGALPGESVRGQLTEQKKRHARAKLQEIVRASQDRVTPKCAHYYQCGGCDLQHLAIDKQRSHKQDSLVSLMAKLGQAEAETIAPVLFGKEWDYRRRARLATFYDRNTKHTTLGFRAQASKQVINIEHCPVLAAPLSDLILPLSRVLNRLSSKKALGHVELIEASNGHFVVIRTTKSMSEKDTEKLREFSDSHKVNLIVQGNESDLTLICDDPHTLAIGSSELPYYELDNEIKLSFTPGNFVQVNAEINNAMVNQAVDWLSVETNERVLDLFCGVGNFSLPLAKKGAEVIGVEGVPEMVQQASINAKLNGVNNVSFFHTDLSADLSKASWLGKVDKLLLDPARAGAFESLQWLKKMKPKSIVYVSCDPASLARDSEYLLKHGYKLTKLGLIDMFPQTHHIEAMALFELS, via the coding sequence ATGGCACAGTTTTTTAAAGCAAAACCAAATAGATCTAAGCAAGTATCAGCCAGAATGAGCTTAGAGATCACCCAGCTCGATCATTTAGGTGCGGGAATTGCTCATCATGATGGCAAAATTGTCTTTGTACCGGGGGCTTTACCGGGAGAAAGTGTAAGAGGGCAATTGACCGAGCAGAAGAAGCGTCACGCTCGTGCTAAATTGCAAGAGATTGTCAGAGCATCCCAAGATCGAGTCACGCCCAAATGTGCCCATTATTACCAGTGTGGTGGTTGTGATTTACAACATCTAGCTATCGATAAACAGCGTAGCCATAAACAAGATAGTTTGGTCAGTCTTATGGCTAAGCTAGGTCAGGCTGAAGCAGAGACGATAGCACCAGTACTGTTTGGTAAGGAATGGGATTATCGACGCCGGGCCAGACTCGCTACTTTTTATGATAGAAATACTAAACACACCACTTTAGGTTTCAGGGCTCAGGCGAGTAAGCAAGTCATTAACATCGAGCATTGTCCTGTGCTTGCGGCCCCCCTGTCAGATTTAATCTTGCCTTTATCTCGTGTGTTAAATCGACTCTCGAGTAAGAAGGCCTTGGGTCACGTGGAACTAATCGAAGCCAGTAATGGTCATTTTGTCGTTATCAGGACGACAAAATCCATGTCGGAAAAAGACACCGAAAAGTTACGAGAATTTTCCGACAGTCACAAAGTGAACTTGATAGTACAAGGTAATGAATCTGACTTAACCTTGATCTGTGATGATCCACACACCTTGGCCATTGGCTCAAGTGAGCTGCCCTATTATGAACTGGATAATGAAATAAAGTTAAGTTTTACTCCGGGTAATTTTGTTCAGGTCAATGCCGAAATCAATAATGCCATGGTGAACCAAGCCGTGGACTGGTTATCCGTTGAAACCAATGAGCGGGTGCTAGACCTCTTCTGCGGCGTTGGGAATTTTAGCCTGCCATTGGCCAAGAAAGGCGCCGAGGTGATAGGCGTTGAAGGTGTGCCTGAAATGGTGCAACAAGCCAGCATCAATGCCAAGCTGAATGGGGTTAATAATGTGTCTTTTTTCCATACCGATCTCAGCGCCGATCTCTCAAAGGCTTCCTGGCTCGGTAAGGTGGATAAATTGCTTCTAGATCCGGCCAGAGCCGGGGCTTTCGAGAGTCTGCAATGGCTGAAGAAAATGAAACCTAAATCCATTGTTTATGTTTCATGTGATCCGGCGAGTCTGGCACGAGACAGTGAGTATCTGTTAAAACATGGTTACAAGTTAACTAAATTGGGTTTGATCGATATGTTTCCTCAAACTCATCACATCGAAGCCATGGCATTGTTTGAATTGAGTTAA
- the mazG gene encoding nucleoside triphosphate pyrophosphohydrolase has protein sequence MKHSEIQPLLDVMVRLRDPQSGCPWDLAQSFNTIVPFTLEEAYEVADTIERMALDELPDELGDLLFQVVFYCQLGKEQGLFDFGDVVDKICNKLTSRHPHVFGSLKEASAEQVKQTWETIKAKERKDKSLHSVLDNIPLALPALSRSVKIQQRVARVGFDWDELGPVVDKIHEEIDEVLHEVKQELPIKDKIQDEMGDLLFAVTNLARHLGIEPEQALRQANTKFERRFRGVEALADESGKPIEEHSLIELDGYWDKVKRNEVHK, from the coding sequence ATGAAACATAGTGAAATTCAACCTCTACTGGATGTGATGGTAAGGCTCAGAGACCCTCAATCGGGTTGTCCTTGGGATCTCGCCCAATCATTTAACACCATAGTGCCCTTTACCTTAGAAGAGGCCTATGAAGTTGCCGATACTATAGAGCGTATGGCTTTAGACGAGCTTCCCGATGAGCTTGGGGACCTACTGTTTCAGGTGGTGTTCTACTGTCAGTTGGGTAAAGAGCAAGGTCTGTTCGATTTTGGGGATGTGGTAGATAAAATATGTAATAAGCTTACTTCGAGGCACCCCCATGTATTTGGCTCCCTCAAAGAGGCGAGCGCCGAGCAAGTGAAGCAAACCTGGGAAACCATAAAGGCCAAGGAGCGCAAAGATAAATCTCTTCATTCGGTATTGGATAATATTCCACTCGCCTTACCGGCACTGTCACGTTCGGTCAAAATTCAGCAGCGTGTCGCCCGGGTGGGGTTCGACTGGGATGAACTAGGCCCAGTGGTGGATAAAATCCATGAGGAGATTGACGAAGTCTTGCATGAAGTAAAGCAAGAGCTACCGATAAAAGACAAGATACAGGATGAGATGGGTGATCTGCTGTTTGCCGTGACCAATCTGGCGCGTCATTTAGGCATTGAACCTGAGCAGGCCCTGCGTCAGGCAAATACAAAATTTGAACGACGTTTCAGAGGCGTCGAAGCCTTAGCAGACGAGAGCGGTAAGCCGATAGAGGAGCACAGCTTAATCGAGCTAGATGGCTACTGGGACAAAGTAAAGCGTAATGAAGTGCACAAATAG
- the eno gene encoding phosphopyruvate hydratase, which produces MAKIINVIGREIMDSRGNPTVEAEVHLEGGFHGMAAAPSGASTGSREALELRDADKSRYMGKGVLKAVANINGPIRDALLGKDATAQADLDQIMIDVDGTENKDKLGANAILAVSLAAAKAAAAFKGVPLYAHIADLNGTPGQYTMPVPMMNIINGGEHADNNVDIQEFMVQPVGAKNFREALRMGAEIFHNLKKVLQEKGLNTAVGDEGGFAPDLASNADALAVIKVAVEKAGYKLGEDVTLALDCAASEFYKDGQYDLAGEGKVFSANGFSDFLKELTEQYPILSIEDGLDESDWDGWAYQTQILGDKIQLVGDDLFVTNTKILKRGIDNKIGNSILIKFNQIGTLTETLAAIRMAKEAGYTVVISHRSGETEDSTIADLAVATCAGQIKTGSLSRSDRIAKYNQLLRIEEQLGEKAPYLGRSEIKGQ; this is translated from the coding sequence ATGGCTAAAATTATTAATGTCATTGGTCGCGAAATCATGGATTCTCGCGGTAACCCAACTGTAGAAGCCGAAGTTCACTTAGAAGGTGGCTTTCATGGTATGGCGGCTGCACCGTCTGGGGCATCTACAGGTAGTCGCGAAGCGTTAGAGCTACGTGATGCTGACAAGAGTCGCTACATGGGTAAGGGCGTACTGAAAGCCGTTGCCAACATTAACGGCCCTATTCGCGATGCACTACTAGGTAAAGACGCCACGGCCCAGGCAGATCTTGATCAGATCATGATCGATGTCGACGGTACCGAAAACAAAGATAAGCTAGGTGCTAACGCTATCTTGGCTGTATCTTTAGCTGCGGCCAAAGCCGCCGCTGCATTTAAAGGTGTACCTTTATACGCACACATTGCCGACTTAAATGGTACTCCGGGCCAATACACTATGCCTGTACCTATGATGAATATCATCAATGGTGGTGAGCATGCCGATAATAACGTCGACATTCAGGAGTTCATGGTTCAGCCTGTCGGTGCTAAGAACTTCCGTGAAGCCTTACGTATGGGTGCTGAAATTTTTCATAACTTGAAGAAAGTACTTCAGGAAAAGGGTCTAAACACAGCAGTAGGTGATGAAGGTGGTTTCGCTCCTGATTTAGCTTCAAATGCTGATGCTCTGGCTGTGATCAAGGTTGCTGTCGAGAAAGCTGGCTACAAGCTAGGTGAAGATGTGACACTTGCGCTAGATTGTGCAGCCTCAGAATTCTATAAAGACGGTCAATATGATCTTGCTGGTGAAGGTAAAGTCTTCAGCGCCAATGGTTTTTCTGACTTCCTAAAGGAGTTAACTGAACAATACCCTATCTTGTCTATCGAAGATGGCTTAGACGAGTCAGATTGGGATGGTTGGGCATATCAGACTCAGATTTTAGGTGATAAGATCCAGTTAGTGGGCGACGATCTGTTTGTGACTAACACTAAGATCCTCAAGCGTGGTATCGATAACAAGATAGGTAACTCTATCTTGATCAAGTTCAACCAGATCGGGACGCTTACTGAGACCCTTGCGGCTATCCGTATGGCGAAAGAAGCCGGTTATACAGTGGTTATCTCGCACCGTAGTGGTGAGACCGAAGATTCGACTATCGCAGATCTTGCTGTCGCGACTTGTGCCGGTCAGATTAAGACGGGTTCTCTGAGCCGTTCAGATCGTATCGCCAAGTACAACCAGCTTCTTCGTATCGAAGAGCAGCTAGGTGAGAAAGCGCCTTACCTTGGTCGTAGCGAAATTAAGGGTCAATAA
- the ispD gene encoding 2-C-methyl-D-erythritol 4-phosphate cytidylyltransferase yields the protein MNDSRKKIVAIVPAAGIGSRMGAELPKQYLKIADKPILSLTLHLLLTHPRVERVIVALHPQDSYFSSLAEASHPKLESVIGGDERADSVLACLNRVDDDYWAMVHDAARPCLTHNDIDKLIDSLALFPQGAILASPVRDTMKRGDKQGRIEQTVCREQLWHALTPQLFPVTSLRDNLAKALMLKVNITDEASAMEWAGVAPGLVTGRADNIKITHPDDLRLAELFLSHGEPNS from the coding sequence ATGAATGATTCCCGAAAAAAAATCGTCGCCATCGTCCCTGCTGCCGGCATAGGTAGTCGTATGGGAGCCGAGCTTCCTAAGCAGTATCTGAAAATAGCGGATAAACCCATTTTATCTTTAACCTTACACCTCTTGTTGACTCACCCTAGAGTCGAACGTGTGATTGTGGCACTTCACCCCCAAGATAGTTATTTCTCCTCTCTCGCTGAGGCTAGTCACCCTAAATTAGAGAGCGTTATCGGTGGTGATGAACGAGCTGATTCTGTTCTGGCATGTCTGAATCGAGTCGATGACGACTATTGGGCCATGGTCCATGATGCGGCTCGTCCCTGTTTAACTCATAACGATATAGATAAGCTCATCGATTCTTTAGCCTTGTTTCCCCAAGGAGCGATATTAGCCTCCCCGGTTCGAGATACCATGAAGAGAGGGGATAAACAGGGAAGAATTGAGCAGACTGTATGTCGTGAACAGTTATGGCATGCCCTTACTCCACAGTTGTTTCCAGTTACGTCCTTGAGAGATAATTTAGCGAAAGCCTTAATGTTAAAGGTAAACATCACCGACGAAGCGTCTGCCATGGAGTGGGCCGGAGTCGCGCCGGGACTCGTGACAGGTAGAGCCGATAATATTAAGATCACTCATCCGGACGATCTTCGTTTGGCTGAACTGTTTCTAAGCCATGGCGAACCGAATAGCTAA
- a CDS encoding CTP synthase, with protein MTTRYIFVTGGVVSSLGKGIAAASLAAILEARGLNVTIMKLDPYINVDPGTMSPTQHGEVFVTEDGAETDLDLGHYERFIRTKMNRRNNFTTGRIYEEVLRKERRGDYLGATIQVIPHITNAIKDRVLAGGEGHDVAIVEIGGTVGDIESLPFLESIRQLGVELGRDRTLFMHLTLVPFLGAAGEVKTKPTQHSVKELRSIGIAPDILICRGDRVVPANERAKISLFCNVEERAVISLKDVDSIYKIPALLKAQSLDEIVVKRFGIECKEADLHEWEQVIYQEANPTGEITIGMVGKYIELPDAYKSVNEALKHAGLFNRVSVNIKYVDSQTLEAKGIEDLEDLDGILVPGGFGERGVEGKIMAARYARENNVPYFGICLGMQVALIEFARNVAGLEDAHSTEFNKESPHPVVGLITEWLNEDGAVEERHESSDLGGTMRLGAQLCHLSEGSKAAEAYEGNSCVERHRHRFEVNNNYKERLEQAGLIFSGLSSDRQLVEMIELPNHPWFVAGQFHPEFTSTPRDGQPLFKGFIAAAYAYQKRDLG; from the coding sequence ATGACAACAAGGTATATCTTCGTTACTGGTGGCGTGGTTTCATCACTAGGTAAAGGCATTGCAGCAGCATCGTTAGCGGCAATTTTGGAGGCTAGAGGCCTAAACGTAACCATTATGAAGCTAGATCCATATATTAACGTGGATCCAGGCACCATGAGCCCGACTCAGCACGGAGAGGTTTTTGTTACCGAGGACGGAGCAGAGACAGATCTTGATCTAGGTCATTATGAGCGTTTCATTCGTACCAAGATGAACCGTCGCAATAACTTCACCACAGGTCGTATCTATGAAGAAGTACTTCGTAAAGAGCGTCGTGGTGACTATTTAGGTGCGACCATTCAGGTCATTCCTCATATCACTAACGCCATCAAAGACAGAGTGCTTGCAGGTGGTGAAGGTCATGATGTTGCTATCGTCGAGATTGGCGGCACGGTCGGTGATATCGAGTCATTGCCATTTTTAGAATCTATTCGCCAGTTAGGTGTTGAACTCGGTCGTGATCGCACCCTGTTTATGCATCTGACTCTGGTGCCTTTCTTAGGCGCCGCAGGTGAGGTTAAGACTAAGCCAACACAACACTCGGTGAAAGAGTTGCGCTCTATCGGTATCGCTCCGGATATTCTTATCTGTCGTGGTGATCGTGTGGTTCCTGCCAATGAGAGAGCGAAAATTTCACTCTTCTGTAATGTTGAAGAACGTGCTGTCATCTCACTCAAAGATGTAGATAGCATCTACAAGATCCCGGCTCTACTTAAGGCTCAAAGCCTAGATGAGATCGTGGTCAAGCGCTTCGGCATAGAATGTAAAGAAGCCGACCTGCATGAGTGGGAGCAAGTGATCTATCAAGAAGCCAATCCTACCGGTGAAATCACTATTGGAATGGTAGGTAAATATATTGAACTGCCAGATGCCTATAAGTCTGTCAACGAAGCCTTGAAGCATGCGGGTCTGTTTAACCGAGTATCGGTGAATATCAAGTATGTTGACTCTCAGACTCTTGAAGCTAAGGGTATTGAAGATCTAGAAGACCTTGACGGTATACTCGTTCCTGGTGGTTTCGGAGAACGTGGCGTTGAAGGTAAGATCATGGCTGCTAGATATGCCCGTGAAAATAATGTGCCATATTTCGGTATTTGCCTGGGTATGCAGGTCGCGTTAATTGAGTTTGCGCGAAACGTAGCTGGCTTAGAAGATGCTCACTCTACCGAATTTAACAAAGAGTCGCCGCATCCTGTCGTTGGTTTGATCACCGAGTGGCTCAATGAAGACGGTGCAGTCGAAGAACGTCACGAATCATCAGATCTTGGCGGAACCATGCGTCTTGGGGCGCAGCTTTGTCATCTCTCTGAGGGAAGTAAGGCTGCCGAAGCTTACGAAGGCAATTCTTGTGTCGAGCGCCATCGCCATCGTTTCGAAGTGAACAACAACTATAAAGAACGTTTAGAGCAAGCAGGCCTAATATTCAGTGGTCTTTCCTCTGATCGCCAGCTTGTTGAAATGATTGAGCTTCCAAATCACCCTTGGTTTGTCGCCGGTCAATTCCACCCTGAATTTACATCGACCCCTCGTGACGGTCAGCCATTATTTAAAGGCTTTATTGCTGCAGCCTATGCGTACCAGAAACGCGACTTAGGCTAA
- the relA gene encoding GTP diphosphokinase codes for MVSVREAHFSDPDFQLEEWVNRYISDTDEALSLLELLRQIETMVSQHGNDINLIQRARELIEILAPLNMDIETLQASVLFVVYDAGILSKESLEESFGKGLATLVRSVETMNAIGALKINDQSRAAEPQIDNIRRMLLAMVEDVRAVVIKLAERICLLREVKNADEETRVLLAREIADIYAPLANRLGIGQLKWELEDISFRYLHPETYKEIAKQLDGKRLDRETFIDNFVGKLQARLDKDHIRAKVYGRPKHIYSIWKKMKGKDLKFDELFDVRAVRIVTDRLQDCYGALGVVHTLWHHIPREFDDYVANPKPNGYQSIHTIVVGPEGKTVEIQIRTEQMHEDAELGVAAHWKYKEGTSGTKQSGYEEKINWLRKILQWQEDVAESGNLVEEVRSQVFEDRVYVFTPSGEVVDLPLGSTVLDFAYYIHSHVGHKCIGAKVDGRIVPFTYQVETGQRIEIITSKQPNPKRDWLNPHLGYIRSSRARSKIQHWFKQQDRDKNSVAGREMLETELSRVGLKLKDAQSAVERFNMVSMDDLLAAIGGGDVRLNQVVNHVQSQMRKHELSDEEAVEDLVKKSQSKVGRKGKGQVEVSGVGNLMSHIARCCQPVPGDEIFGFITKGRGISVHRADCDQVKELIRAHPERTVDVVWGENYSGGYKIRLRIIANDRSGLLRDLTSVLAAEKTHVMAMSTSSDVKTQTAAIELELELYNLDGLSKVLAKINQVEGVSEARRL; via the coding sequence ATGGTATCTGTTCGAGAAGCACATTTTAGTGATCCGGATTTTCAGTTAGAAGAGTGGGTCAATCGTTACATCAGTGACACCGATGAGGCCCTATCTTTACTCGAACTGCTGCGTCAGATTGAGACCATGGTGTCGCAGCATGGTAATGATATTAATCTGATCCAGCGTGCCAGAGAGTTGATAGAAATTCTCGCGCCTCTTAACATGGACATAGAAACGCTACAGGCGTCCGTGCTCTTTGTGGTTTATGATGCTGGTATTTTATCTAAAGAGTCTCTCGAAGAGTCCTTCGGTAAAGGGCTCGCCACCTTAGTCCGAAGCGTTGAAACCATGAATGCCATCGGCGCATTGAAAATCAATGACCAGTCCCGCGCTGCAGAGCCTCAGATAGACAACATTCGCCGTATGTTGCTGGCTATGGTGGAAGATGTTCGCGCCGTCGTGATCAAGCTAGCCGAGCGTATTTGCCTACTTAGAGAGGTGAAGAATGCCGATGAAGAGACGCGAGTCCTCTTGGCCCGTGAAATTGCAGATATCTATGCGCCCTTGGCCAACAGACTAGGAATAGGTCAATTAAAGTGGGAGCTGGAAGATATTTCATTTCGTTATCTTCATCCTGAAACGTATAAAGAGATTGCCAAACAGCTAGATGGTAAGCGACTGGATCGTGAGACATTCATCGATAATTTTGTCGGTAAACTGCAAGCTAGGTTAGATAAAGATCACATTAGGGCCAAGGTTTATGGCCGCCCTAAGCATATCTATAGCATCTGGAAGAAGATGAAAGGTAAAGATCTTAAATTTGATGAGCTGTTTGATGTCCGCGCCGTGCGGATTGTCACTGATAGACTTCAGGACTGTTATGGGGCTTTAGGTGTGGTACACACGCTTTGGCATCATATTCCCCGGGAGTTCGACGATTATGTGGCGAACCCAAAGCCTAACGGTTATCAGTCCATACATACCATAGTTGTGGGTCCCGAGGGGAAAACCGTCGAGATTCAAATCCGCACCGAGCAGATGCATGAAGATGCCGAGCTCGGGGTTGCCGCTCACTGGAAATATAAAGAGGGCACAAGTGGCACTAAGCAGAGTGGCTATGAAGAGAAGATTAACTGGCTGCGTAAGATCTTGCAGTGGCAAGAAGATGTGGCCGAGAGTGGAAACTTAGTCGAAGAGGTACGCAGTCAAGTCTTCGAAGACAGAGTCTATGTGTTTACCCCTAGCGGTGAAGTGGTTGACTTGCCGCTTGGATCGACTGTGCTAGATTTCGCCTATTATATCCATTCCCATGTTGGACATAAGTGCATAGGGGCAAAAGTCGATGGCCGAATAGTGCCTTTTACTTATCAGGTGGAAACGGGTCAACGCATCGAGATCATCACCTCTAAGCAGCCTAACCCTAAGCGTGACTGGCTTAATCCACATTTAGGTTATATTCGTTCATCCCGAGCACGTTCTAAGATTCAGCACTGGTTTAAACAGCAAGACAGAGACAAGAATAGCGTCGCTGGCCGTGAGATGCTTGAAACTGAGCTCTCACGTGTGGGACTCAAACTCAAAGATGCTCAAAGTGCGGTCGAGCGATTTAACATGGTGAGCATGGATGACCTGCTAGCCGCGATCGGTGGCGGAGATGTGAGGCTCAACCAGGTCGTGAATCATGTGCAGAGCCAAATGCGTAAGCATGAGTTATCCGATGAGGAAGCGGTCGAAGATCTGGTTAAGAAGAGCCAGAGTAAGGTGGGAAGGAAAGGTAAGGGCCAGGTTGAAGTTAGTGGTGTGGGTAATTTGATGAGTCATATCGCTCGTTGTTGCCAGCCTGTACCCGGCGATGAAATTTTCGGTTTCATCACAAAGGGACGTGGAATTTCGGTACACAGAGCCGATTGTGATCAGGTCAAAGAGCTAATACGTGCCCATCCTGAGCGTACCGTGGATGTGGTGTGGGGGGAGAACTACTCCGGCGGCTATAAAATTAGATTGCGTATTATAGCCAATGATCGTTCGGGGTTACTGCGAGATTTGACCTCTGTACTCGCCGCCGAGAAAACCCATGTAATGGCGATGAGCACATCATCAGATGTAAAGACACAGACTGCTGCTATCGAACTCGAGCTGGAATTGTATAATCTTGACGGCCTTTCTAAAGTGCTGGCGAAAATTAATCAGGTTGAAGGTGTGAGTGAAGCCAGACGTTTATAA
- the ispF gene encoding 2-C-methyl-D-erythritol 2,4-cyclodiphosphate synthase: protein MNIRIGHGFDVHKFGGNAPLLLGGVHVPYEFGLIAHSDGDVVLHAISDAILGSVALGDIGKHFPDTDEEFKGADSRHLLRHCYKLARAKGFELGNLDVTIIAQAPKMAPHIEAIREVLSQDLETCIDNINVKATTTEKLGFTGRKEGIAVEAVVLVTKITA from the coding sequence ATGAATATACGCATAGGCCATGGTTTTGATGTACATAAATTTGGTGGTAATGCTCCCTTACTGTTAGGCGGTGTGCATGTCCCCTATGAATTTGGTTTGATTGCGCACTCAGACGGCGATGTTGTGTTACATGCAATATCTGATGCTATCTTAGGTTCTGTTGCACTAGGGGATATCGGAAAACATTTTCCCGATACTGATGAAGAGTTTAAGGGAGCCGACAGTCGCCATCTTCTGCGTCATTGCTACAAGTTGGCGAGGGCAAAAGGCTTTGAACTTGGTAACTTGGATGTCACCATTATCGCTCAGGCCCCAAAAATGGCGCCCCATATAGAAGCCATTCGTGAAGTGCTAAGCCAAGATCTAGAAACGTGTATAGATAATATCAATGTTAAGGCGACTACAACCGAGAAGCTAGGTTTTACCGGTCGTAAAGAAGGCATTGCCGTTGAAGCCGTCGTTCTGGTAACTAAGATAACGGCATAA